The genomic interval TGACCTCCGCCAGCGGTTCCTCCCGGGTATCTCGTAGCGCAGCCAGCGAGGGCTGCCGAAATAGCGCATTTTCATCGATCACCATCTTGGAATCCAACGCTAAGAAGGAACCCTCTGGCGTCTGAGCCAGCGGATTTATCTCAGCTAGCGTGCAGTCACACTGGACAAAAGCTTCATAAAGCGCGCGTGCAATACTGGCAAAGGACCTCGTGTACTCCCTGCTCACCCCGATCCGAAGAGCGAGGTCGCGGCCCTGGTACAAATGAAATCCCACTAGAGGATCAGCCGGTATTTGGACTACCGCTTCTGGGAACTCCGCCGCGACTTGCTCGATGTTTACGCCTCCACGCCCGCTGCCTATCACTGTCACCGTTCGTCTAGCTCGGTCAAGTACTGCGCCCAAATAGAACTCACGGCTTACCTCGACCGCCTTGGTGACCAGAACTTTGCTCACCCTGCTTCCCTTGATTCTCCGCCCAAGGAGCGCACCCGCGTGCTCTCGAGCCTCGTCAGCACTCGCACAGACCCTAACTCCTCCAGCCTTTCCTCTCCCACCAACCAGTACCTGCGCCTTTACCACAACTTTTCCGCCCAACTCACGGGCTATGTCCTCAGCCTCATCCGCTGTCGAAGCGACACCACCAGGTGGGAAAGGCACACCCCGTCTAGCCAAGATGGCCCGCGCGTCATACTCGTGAAGTTTCATCCCCTTCTCTCCAAAACCTCGCGGCGCTCCATGCGCCCTTTTAGACGGCTCGCCAGTCGGGGCGGGCCGCCCTCTTGGGCGGCCCGCCCCCTCTTTGTCGTGGCTGCCCCCAGGCTAGGATTCGCCTGTATAGGGGCTGCAGCTTGTTTTAGCCTAAACCAGAGGAATGTCTCCCAGGTTGATGTCGGCTTGGGCGGTGTCTAGAGCGGTAAAGGTCTTTACCTTGGTTCCGCTTTTGATCTCAAGGTCGTAGACACCGTCAGGAAG from Thermoleophilia bacterium carries:
- the sucC gene encoding ADP-forming succinate--CoA ligase subunit beta; this encodes MKLHEYDARAILARRGVPFPPGGVASTADEAEDIARELGGKVVVKAQVLVGGRGKAGGVRVCASADEAREHAGALLGRRIKGSRVSKVLVTKAVEVSREFYLGAVLDRARRTVTVIGSGRGGVNIEQVAAEFPEAVVQIPADPLVGFHLYQGRDLALRIGVSREYTRSFASIARALYEAFVQCDCTLAEINPLAQTPEGSFLALDSKMVIDENALFRQPSLAALRDTREEPLAEVRAREVGVHFVKLDGHIGCLVNGAGLAMATMDAIKVYGGEPANFLDIGGGASEEQVLEALKLLMSDRKVRAVFVNVFGGITRCDTVAQALVDCYACCEISVPVVVRLTGTNEQEARALLTDTPVVLAESMAEGAKLAVSLAERQEEGAA